The sequence GGCTGGAATCGTTCCTACATGCCGACCGAGGGCCCGAGAAGGCTCGCTATCTTACAAAAGGGACGAGATATGTTTTTCGGCAAGCGCACACCGGCTTTTCTGGCGATGATTGGCATCGCCACGGCGATGAGCTTCGCTGTTGTGGATGTTGCGGACGCCCGCCGGGGCGGTAGCTTCGGCAGCCGTGGCACGCGCACCTTCCAGGCTCCTGCTGCCACGCAGACGGCGCCCAACGCGGCCCAGCCCGTGCAGCGTTCGATGACGCAGCCGGGGCAGGCGACGAACGCCGCGCGCCCTGCCGCGCAGCAGGCATCGCGTCCCGGTTTCCTGGGCGGTTTCGGCGGCTCGATGCTAGGCGGACTGATGATGGGCGGCCTCATCGGCATGTTGCTGGGCAATGGCCTGGGCGGCATGGCGGGAGCGTTCGGCTTCATCCTGCAGTTCGCGCTGCTGGCCATCGGCGCCATGTTCCTGTTCCGCTTCCTGGCCAATCGCAACCGTCCGGCGGGTGCCGCAGCCGGCGTCGCCGGTCCGGCTCCCCGGATGGCGGGCGGCATGCCCAATGTCGACGCGCCGTCGCGTGAAGCGCCGGCCGCCGCCCCGCGCAGCGGTCTGGGCGCCGGCCTCGGCGGCTTTGGCGGCCTGGGTGGCTTCGGCTCCGGCGCCAAGGCGGCTCCCCGCCCGGCCAATGCCATGAATGCCAATGACGAAGTCGGCATCACGGGCGGTGATCTCGACGATTTCCAGCAGCTTTTGGACGACGTGCAGAGCGCTTTCGGTCGCGAGGATTATGCGGCGCTGCGCCTGCGCACCACGCCGGAGATCATGTCCTACCTCTCCGAGGAACTGAGCCAGAACGCGACCCAGGGCCAGCGCAACGACGTTACGGACGTCAAGCTGCTGCAGGGCGACCTGGCCGAGGCCTGGAGCGAGGATGGCACGGACTACGCCACCGTCGCCATGCGCTACGAGAGCCGGGATGTCATGCGCGACCGGGCGACCGGCGCGATCCTCTCTGGCAATGCCGACGAGGTGACGGAGACGACCGAGCTCTGGACGTTCGCACGCCAGTCTGGCGGCGAGTGGAAGCTCTCTGCTATCCAGGAAGCCTGATCGACCCAGGCCGTACGGAAGTGACAAAGCGGGTCGGCATGTCTGCCGGCCCGCTATTTTTTTCTCTGCTGAATTTCGGGAGATTCCATGCCTTCCAGCCCCTCGCTCACTGCCATTGGCTTCGATGCCGATGACACGCTCTGGCAGAACGAGCAGTTCTACCGGCTGACGGAGCAGCGCTTTCTCGACCTGCTGGCCGAGCATGGCGACCGGGAGGAGATTGCCCGCCGGCTGAACGAGGCCGAGCGGCGCAACCTGAAGCTCTATGGCTTCGGCATCAAGGGCTTCACCCTGTCCATGGTCGAGACCGCGATCGAACTGACCGACGGCCGCATTCCGGCGACCGCGATCCGCGAAGTCCTTGCCGCCGGCCGCGACATGCTGGTCCATCCCGTCGAGACGCTGCCGCATGTGCGCGAGACCCTGGAGCAGCTTTCCGGCCAGTATCGCCTGATCCTGATCACCAAGGGCGATCTGTTCGACCAGGAGCGCAAGCTGGCGGCTTCC is a genomic window of Kaistia defluvii containing:
- a CDS encoding Tim44 domain-containing protein, which encodes MFFGKRTPAFLAMIGIATAMSFAVVDVADARRGGSFGSRGTRTFQAPAATQTAPNAAQPVQRSMTQPGQATNAARPAAQQASRPGFLGGFGGSMLGGLMMGGLIGMLLGNGLGGMAGAFGFILQFALLAIGAMFLFRFLANRNRPAGAAAGVAGPAPRMAGGMPNVDAPSREAPAAAPRSGLGAGLGGFGGLGGFGSGAKAAPRPANAMNANDEVGITGGDLDDFQQLLDDVQSAFGREDYAALRLRTTPEIMSYLSEELSQNATQGQRNDVTDVKLLQGDLAEAWSEDGTDYATVAMRYESRDVMRDRATGAILSGNADEVTETTELWTFARQSGGEWKLSAIQEA
- a CDS encoding HAD family hydrolase, whose amino-acid sequence is MPSSPSLTAIGFDADDTLWQNEQFYRLTEQRFLDLLAEHGDREEIARRLNEAERRNLKLYGFGIKGFTLSMVETAIELTDGRIPATAIREVLAAGRDMLVHPVETLPHVRETLEQLSGQYRLILITKGDLFDQERKLAASGLGDLFHAVEIVSDKNAATYQRIFTRHADGPANSMMVGNSLKSDIVPAIEAGSWGVYVPHDLTWSFEHVDAPVDAPRFREVPHLGELLPLLSKLD